GAATTTAAATAACGAATTCGGttatatttgtaaaaagaaaatcagtTACGATAATAGATATTtgtagtaaataataataatttaaatacctGAAGATAAATTTAATCCTGAATATCCAAcgacaaaaaatagaaataaaaaatagataactTTTTGAGTGGTTTACTGTTTATCTGATCAGTGATGTGTTGATTATTGGATTTAGAAACGTCCTGGCAAATCACATGCACATATCTCAAACacctattattttatttaaaggaaaaacaaagtaACATAAAGGGTTTAAGAGAGAGTATATAAAGTTCCTCAAGTGGGTATTTCTTGTTATCTGCTTGTAGGCAGTGAATCATATTTAACCTTATTCACTGTCTCAACCCACAGAACTTATTTCACGATCCCCCAGTAAGGCAGTAGTTGATGGTAGTTGTAGCAGCAGCTAAAGCAAAACCCAACTTGGTTCAAAACTTCAAATTCTTTCATcataataaaatgagaaaaaataagTAGGTAAcccaacaaaacaaaacaaaacaaaacaaaacaaaagctCCTGTGTAACTTGTAGGTCACTCAAAAAGCCAAAACCCcacgagagagagagagacagaGGGGGTCCCATTTTAACTCATACCTCCAAaacccttttttgttttttcctcaCCACCTTGCTGTTTTCGCTTACACTTATTATATATCCCCCTCCCGGCCTCTACCAGCCATTTCAAGCACACCCCTTTTTTGAGCTCTTTTGTTTCCCCTTTTGCTTCTTATTCTTCTGCCCCATCTCTATAAGTTTCCAGTTTCATCGCACTTCCTATAAGCTTCCACCGCTTTTAGTTTTCTTACTCTATAAATTAAGCAATAcccttcctttttttctcttcataatctctttcttatttttttccacCATGAAAGAGTATTGGACTTCTCTTGCTTCATTACTAGGGGTTTTGGCTTTTTGTCAAAGCCTCCTCCAAGTCATTTTCCCACCCGAACTCCGTTTTGCTTGTCTCAAAGTATCTAACCGTGTCTTCAATTTGTTCTCTTCTTACTGCTATTTTGACATCACCGAGATCGACGGCGTCAACACCAACGAGCTTTACAACGCCGTTCAACTTTACCTGAGTTCCTCTGTTTCCACCAACGGTAGTCGATTGAGTCTCACTCGCGCTCTTAATTCAAGCGCTATTACATTTGGTCTTTCCAACAATGACTGCATCATCGATACGTTTAATGGTGTCAGTGTGGTTTGGGAACACGTTGTGACTCAAAGGCAAGCCCAAACCTTCTCTTGGCGACCCTTGCCGGAAGAGAAACGAGGCTTCACACTGCGAATCAGGAAGAGGGACAAGTCCTTGATCCTTGATTCTTACCTGGATTACGTAATGGAAAAGGCTAATGAAATCCGACGGAAGAATCAAGACAGGCTGTTGTACACCAATTCTCGAGGCGGGTCTTTGGATTCCAGGGGACATCCTTGGGAGTCGGTTCCATTTAAGCATCCAAGCACCTTTGATACATTGGCTATGGATCCTGTAAAAAAGCGAGAGATTATGGGGGATCTTAAGGATTTCGCCAATGGTCAGTCTTTTTATCAGAAGACTGGTAGAGCCTGGAAAAGAGGTTATTTGCTATACGGTCCTCCAGGGACAGGGAAATCCAGTATGATTGCAGCCATGGCTAATTACTTAAGTTATGATATCTATGACCTTGAATTAACTGAGGTTCATAACAATTCTGAGCTGAGGAAGCTGTTGATGAAAACAAGTTCCAAGTCTATTATTGTGATTGAAGATATTGATTGTTCCATTAATTTGACTAACAGGAAGAagaataacaacaacaatacaAGCACAAGGAATTACTATGACCCTGAAATGAGATGTGGGTCAGTTCCAGGCCCTGGTGAAGATGGTGGGAATTCCATTACCCTTTCGGGGCTATTGAATTTCACTGATGGGTTATGGTCTTGTTGTGGGAGTGAAAGGATTTTTGTGTTTACAACCAACCACATTGAGAAGCTCGACTCTGCATTGCTCCGATGTGGGAGGATGGATATGCATATTTTCATGAGCTACTGTTCATATCCCGCATTGATGATACTGATGAAGAATTATCTGGGTTACGATGAAAGTGATTTGGATGCTGATGTTTTAAAACAACTTGCTGAGGTAGTTGATAAAGCAGAGATGACCCCAGCTGATATTAGTGAAGTTTTGATCAAGAACCGGCGTTGTAATCCAAAAGCTGTCAGTGAATTGCTGGAAGCCTTGAAGACAAGAGCAAACAGGAACTTGTTGCAAAATGGGATTCTGAGGGAGAAAAATTCAGAAGATATTATGGAAGATGAAGAACAAGAGAAAAGGGCTTTAGAGAGTCCTCCTAATGAAGGGTCTGAATTTGAAGAGCCTTGCAAGAAACAAGAAGAGGAAGACGAAGAGAAGATGAAATGATAGCATAAATCAAAAAAGGCTCCTTTggttcttttttaatttttcttgagAAAAAGATTAAACGTGTAAAAAAAGCAAAATGTCTTTGATGAACTTTGGACTAACCAGGAAAGGatgtttcaaattttgttgGTAAAAAACTTGGGGATGGGATGAGGAGAAAAAACAATGGGTTAGGAAAATGATTGGGGTATTCGTCATTTTACTCATGTTTGGTCACCTATCTTATTTTgtagttttaataataaaattagtcaCTATATATTAATATACTCATATGAAGCCAAGATAAGATATTGGTATGTATGTGGGTATGGTTGGCCATGTGGGGGGATTTTGCTTTTGCATATCCTCACACCCACATGCTTCCATCGCAAAATCTTCTTAGGGGAAAGGAATGGTACACAAATAATGAAATAACCATTCAGTTTTTCTGCCAAACGTTACAACTTTGTAGGTGTTTTATGCAGTTGGACAGCGCATGCCACATGGGCAGAGAGAAAACAGCTACACTTAGGATGGGGGACCTTTCGGCCTTATCATTGCCTATAAAGTAAGTACCAAACTGAACTTGGGCCGTTCATTCATTGATTGGGGGGAGGGGACTTGAAATTTTCAAGTAGTTTCTTGGATgtttattgaaataattaagcCAAATGTTATGTGAAATGTTATGGATCTCATAATCTTTCTTCTAAGCTTTAATGCCTAGCGATAATGTAATACCAAATCATTTCGTTAAATTCTGTAGTTGTGTCGCCCCTTTCcttttcaattcatcaatacaaaagTGGGAAAGACAAGGTTTCAACTCCCTGTTGCTTCGTTTGAGTTTGGTAATTtcggtaaaagtaccatagagaTTCATGTACTtagagttaaattgtattttactttttattctcAAAAAATGTGTAaagtaatttatgtatattaaatcGAAGagtaaattcataattttattaaaaattgtatttatttatacgGTTAAAATTTGGTCATTGAAAGTCAACATGATATGTCATTATTTGATCTTACAAATGGAGATTAATAAAAGGAATACAAGGTTAATGGATAGGGATTAGAGTAGTTTTGCTTGTAGGGATAATTTGGGGAAAACAAATGGTGAAACAACCAAATATTTGTGTTGAGAAAAAGCAAGGGATTTGTGTAAGATACAAAGCAAAAAGCAACTAGAAAGTTAACGAGCATAAGTTGACCCTTTTTCTCACTTCCTAATTAAATTAGTAGCTGAATTTTGAGTTGTAAACCCATGGGCACTGCCCGCTGTCAAAGCCCTACCTGCTTTACAGTTATATTCctggaatttttgttttttaggtaCAACATGGATTCCTTACatcatattttacaaattagtccctatgtCTTAGATAAAgagtaaattcatttttttattaaaaatgttaacttttagtttagaaaatgatcaatttactatttagtctaatatacaaagactaatttatttattcattaatcagcaaaaacagaaaaaacccaaaatagCAGAGTCCATATTAGTATAAAAAGTACTTGAGTTGATGATAgatgtaaaaacaaaaattacacaTGTGAATGATAATGATGGGATATATTAAAAACAGTTGATAAGAAACTAATTGGATTAGATCTTAATCCAGCCGTTATGCATACAAACATAGGAACAGTGacaatatagatatataaatttgtGAGTGATAATTGTTGAGTCATGTACACAATTATTATATGTAGGAACTGATTAGATGCtactgtgtgtgtgtgtgtgttgcattataaaaatgatatttgagGTATAAAGTAATGCAAGTAATAAATCCGGAATGGATATGGTTGTAAACCAAAGGGTGAAGTGTAATTGCCGCCTTTTATAGTCGAAGTTGACTGACGCTCACATCTCTTTTGTTGCAAAGGAAACAAAACCGTACCAATGAAATGATTCTGTTCCACAGCTGTTTGCTTCATCTTGATTTGCTATCCCTTCATTCCATGTCTGCCTATCATTTCATTAATATGAAAACGCCATACTTGTCTCAACTTGGATATAGTTAGCTCTGTTGGAACTTTATTTTCActcttattatttatcatttcttttgcATCTAAAAGTTTGGTATGATTTTACTTATTTCTGGAGTTAAAAGTCTTGGTCCGTGATACATGTATGTAATTTGAGTGTAATCATCTTTATTCTAATCAATTGAAGGTTATAGCCTACACGACCGGTAATTAGGGTTTTACTTTTGGGCTCCTCATTTTGGTTGTATTTTATgtcttttcacatattttaagtgaaaatgaatCATAAAATAACAGTACGATGGAGGTTCTGTACTAtaagttagattgtattttttgttccattctattaaaaaaatgagcaaatgaCTCATTATACATAAAGagcaaattagtttttttattaaaaatttcacatgTTCCTACTACTAAAAAGTGATCGATACATGTGAGTATGAGGTACACATCACTTGTAGTTATTTGATTATTCCGTTAACCAcgccaatttttaatagtagagaAGACtagtttactttttgatctaaatagagactaatttaactattttttgaGTGAAGGAGGCTAAATATAATTTAGTCCCACTATAATGACCTTCATGATACATTTatccataaatatatatatatatatatatatatatatatatatatatatatcctctATCTATTTTATGTTGATATGCTTGGCTTCCACTTCCATGCATGATTGATTAATTTCATCAACGTTCTTACGAAAGGAAAGGGCCCCTTTTATTTCAGCAGCTCttgttttcctttgtttttggTCCTCAATAAATGAATTCCAtgtcattcaattcaaaccacaCAAAAATTTACGAAAGATATACACAATAAACAGAAAAACacattttacctttttcatAAAATGTGGTCTctcaatattatattaatataataaacacGAATTAGGCAGTAGGAATTTTCCAATATTATGTGCtacttcaatgttcaatttgacTTCCCATTTCAGTTTCATTGAATCTTACTATTAAATTTTGGTGTTGAATGATGTTAAGATAAAATTCAACGAAAATGATAAATGTGACAAATTCTTCACTATATTTTGATAAAGATTGACAATTATACTtctattttcatgaattttcaaCCTAACCGATAAATATTCTTTTGGCacattcaataaattattataaataaaaattaaaatatgaaacgAAATGTAGTAATAATTTCACAAAGGTCCTTGTATTAGGagtcaaattacattttgccccaattactaaaaaaatgaacaaattagtcTCCGTACGTTAAATCAAAAAGCAAATTGGTTATTTTGTTACTCTTAAAAATTGGTCATGTACATTGTTATGAAGTACATGTGGCATGCCATGTGTAATTGTCTTGTTATTCTGTCAGTCACGTCAGTTTTGAACggttgaaatgaatgaaaaatttaactGAAATGACTAGTTTGCGCTTTGATTTAAAATACAAgaatcaaatttcttgttttgtttgagtaaataaaataaaatagaatccATCTCTTAATGCAagtacacatttaaaaaaaatccaaatactTTTTCCATAATTATATGTAAGGTCTAGTGATGGGTTGAAGTACCTAAAGTTAGGTGACAATTGACATCACCTTTCAATTAACATGTTGTTTAGCATTAAATTGTCTTTGTCCTAATCCGAAGGTCGATATAAGAGGCTTGTTGAACACATTTCCCAATCACAattacatttcaaaattatcaaaaaagtTTAGGATTCGCTTGAAAATCTCGGTAAAGATTATGCCTTTGAAAACCCAATTATTCATAATTTgaccaaaattatatatatatatatatatatatatatatatatataaaagttgatGTACTCTGAACAGTTGAAACGCATGAgcacaataataaataaaagttgatgtaattttgattgatgaaaGTTTGAATCATACAACTGGGTTATAGCAACATTCTCTGAATACAAACCGATTTACAGCTTTGTTTTGAATTGACCAATCACCCCATGGCCCATGGGCCATGCACTCATGCGGGTATTTGAGACAAATCACAATCCCATGCTACCCCAACAAATACACTTGAAAGTTGTTTTCTTTAGAAAATTACAAAccaacttttattattttctcataaTTCCCATTATATGTAGACACCAAGTGTCCCACAAATCGAATTCAAAGTACATTAATTGCCAAGGCTCTTGGTGTAAAGGTTCTAAATTATAGTCCCACCACACTTTTtctgtttttaatttcatcGCAATTATTatgaaaaccaaaaataaagcATATAATAACCATCGAAATAATGACAACTGTACGAGAGAATGAATTTTCAAAGCGGTGCCCGCTTTTAGtttttgggtaaaattaccataaaagtcatccaattatgaaaagttacaaaatgatcattgagctatttaattttatattttttggccACTAGCTGACTAGGGTAAAAATAGAAACACCTAAAAGTTTAAGATAATTGGGTgacaaaaaaagtttaagtgactattttgtaaatttttagaattagatgaataaaaaaagaaaataccctttttatttttgaacgaATATGGGGATGTTAAGAATAAAAAGTGAGGAATTGTGAGTGGATAAACACTGGCCATTATATATATAGTGGCAATATTTGGGATATATAAGAGACGAACAACGTAAAAATGGttggatttttataataatgaaaataaatggtCGCCGTTCTTTGTAGCACATTTTCAAACTCGAATCCAATCTttcgattcttttttttttgggggggtaTGATGGTGAAGTTGAAAAGGTCCATAATTCGAGGACCTACGCTCTTCCAATGGATGTAGAAGAGTCCTTGAAAATAAAGGGCACACATAACGTGAAATCCGTGGAGAATATATGCAGTTATGCACCATCATATTccaatgtattttaaaattgacgTACCTAATATTTAGACCAAGGGTTTACGACTTTACGTTCATGGTTGAtgcataaatataatattcaattttcgGTTTGGTTGTTTTGTGTGAGTTTCACTTTCACAGTTATgggtttattaatttttaaaattttaaaatgactcTATAGGACAACATAATatccaataattaaaataggttaAGCCGGTTTGGTTCGGTTATTGAACTTTAACtcaatttgattgatttttgtaGGTTAtggttaattaaattgatttgataaaaaaaaattgactgaACCGATTGGAAAAATGAATACTCTCCCTAGTCACATGAGAGAAAATGGAGAaacttaaaagtttttaatatgGTTTTTGGTAAATATTACTAAAAGAAACGTTTATGTTGATTTAAAGTAAGTAAGAAGTCCCATTAAGGTTCTAATACGTATTAGGAGTCAGATTACATTTTGCACTCAACTAAAAAAGGAGCAGATTAGTCATTGTGCATtctgttaaaagttttattcatttatactGTTAAAATTTTGTGTGATTGATGGAGTAAGTAGACAATCATATGCAGTGTGTCACGTGTACCTCATGTCACGTACAATAACCAATTTTTTAACATTGGAAATGGATGAAACTTTTAAcataatgattaatttgttttttgatttaacgtaattaaattaatttgctcattttttgaataaaaataacaaaatacaatttaactcctaattCATCTGAtcgtaaaataaaatcattatctCGTATGACCAAAATTCATTATTGAAGCAGTAAAATGGAatgataattttgataaaatcttaacaaaattgttattaaattccaacaaaaaattctaaatgcAGCCCTATTGCTAGTCTTTCATGCGGCCCTATGAGTATTCTACCCCGATGGTAGCCATTGTTAGCCAATGGATGTTAATATCAgagacacacacacacacacaaaaagaagaagatcgGGCATCAGATGCTAATGGCAGAATCAAATAATCAGTAcccagtaataataataaataatagacCACTTAATTGTGATTTGTACAAACATCTGGAGAATCATAGAAAACAAAAGTACATACCATGGAATAAAGAACTCTACCCAGTAATTTAATCAACCTTTCTAATTACTTCATTCTATTTCTTGCTTTGGACCTTAATACAGACTTTTGGAATATATTACGTTGGATTTCTGACTGTATCTgcttttacttttattgatcTCTTTGGAATAAAATTCtgattattcaaataaatttaaatcaacaaataaaagTTCATCATAGAATCTTAAAAGAGTACTgtttatatatatctatatatgaaataatattgttacgtaaataaattttttatttcactaatgcaaatacaatacattcacaaatataataaataaggaaTGATATTTTATAcgaatattgatttttttgtagCATGTACAAGTACTTATGATCacatattttaaatcataaaataaaagttaaatatattagTATGCTAAACGATTTGTGCATTTTCTCATCttaatttcatgttttgagTGTAAGCGAGAAATGTGAAAAGTAGAAAGAAAACTGCATTTTCTGTTGGGAGAatgtagaaagaaaaagaaaaagattgagttTGACACCCATGGtaagttataatttaaaattttaaaatatggacACATGGTTCACGCCTTTTTTCATGAAAGGGAAAAGGAAATACATTACTTTCATACGAAGCAATTTCGTTTCGTTTTCCACCTACCCCAATCCACACCAAATTGGCAGCGTGAAAACCTGACTTATTACCACTGTGGTCGTGCTTGGCAGGTGGAAAATAAGGaactatttaatattattatcaattcaattaaaaattcttacaaaataatatgtaattttggaaaatacAGATATACTTCATAAAACTGAATTGTTGAAGTGTATTCGATGCAATAGTAAGTAGTCATTGCAAGAGAGGAAGTAAAAAATCGAAATGGACTTGCCTGCATTCGGGTGGGTGGCCTTGGATAAGTTGGGCCTGTTAGGCAAACTTTAAATTGATGGACCGTCATGTTAGTTTTGGAGATTGGGCCAGTGTCCAACTTTTTTTTGGATTCTGGAGTTACTTATGCTATCCTGCcaaaaattcttttcaatt
This sequence is a window from Gossypium raimondii isolate GPD5lz chromosome 5, ASM2569854v1, whole genome shotgun sequence. Protein-coding genes within it:
- the LOC105769873 gene encoding AAA-ATPase At5g57480, with protein sequence MKEYWTSLASLLGVLAFCQSLLQVIFPPELRFACLKVSNRVFNLFSSYCYFDITEIDGVNTNELYNAVQLYLSSSVSTNGSRLSLTRALNSSAITFGLSNNDCIIDTFNGVSVVWEHVVTQRQAQTFSWRPLPEEKRGFTLRIRKRDKSLILDSYLDYVMEKANEIRRKNQDRLLYTNSRGGSLDSRGHPWESVPFKHPSTFDTLAMDPVKKREIMGDLKDFANGQSFYQKTGRAWKRGYLLYGPPGTGKSSMIAAMANYLSYDIYDLELTEVHNNSELRKLLMKTSSKSIIVIEDIDCSINLTNRKKNNNNNTSTRNYYDPEMRCGSVPGPGEDGGNSITLSGLLNFTDGLWSCCGSERIFVFTTNHIEKLDSALLRCGRMDMHIFMSYCSYPALMILMKNYLGYDESDLDADVLKQLAEVVDKAEMTPADISEVLIKNRRCNPKAVSELLEALKTRANRNLLQNGILREKNSEDIMEDEEQEKRALESPPNEGSEFEEPCKKQEEEDEEKMK